One window of the Candidatus Binatus sp. genome contains the following:
- a CDS encoding lipopolysaccharide kinase InaA family protein, with protein MRWVSDPKFSRFEIGRRELVLHRDLAAHAATIVQELAALKTRDEAGAGNRQSAFRLSIANGVELFARRARRGGMIASILDDVYLGTNPRPLQELAITVAAMTRGIEVAEPMGAMVEWIGPALYRGFFLTRAVAGMTLWEFLRTDDDATVREHVLRRVRSAIDTMHRGGLYHADLNLHNLLVTTAGERFGAIILDLDKARLYDGPVPESKRRENLRRLLRSARKLDPTGRYLDDAGLSILSLR; from the coding sequence ATGCGCTGGGTATCCGATCCGAAGTTCTCGCGCTTCGAGATCGGACGCCGCGAGTTGGTGCTTCATCGCGATCTCGCGGCGCATGCGGCGACGATCGTGCAGGAGTTGGCCGCGCTGAAAACCAGGGATGAAGCGGGCGCCGGAAATCGGCAGAGCGCGTTTCGACTGAGTATCGCAAACGGAGTGGAATTGTTCGCGCGGCGAGCGCGGCGCGGCGGCATGATCGCGTCGATTCTCGATGACGTGTACCTCGGGACGAATCCGCGGCCGCTTCAGGAATTGGCGATTACCGTCGCGGCGATGACTCGCGGGATTGAAGTCGCCGAGCCGATGGGCGCGATGGTCGAGTGGATCGGGCCGGCGCTGTATCGCGGATTTTTTCTGACGCGCGCCGTGGCGGGGATGACGCTCTGGGAATTCTTGCGCACCGATGACGACGCGACGGTGCGCGAGCACGTATTGCGTCGCGTGCGCAGCGCGATCGATACGATGCATCGCGGCGGCCTGTATCATGCGGATTTGAATCTGCACAATCTGCTGGTGACGACGGCGGGCGAGCGGTTCGGTGCGATTATTCTGGACCTCGATAAGGCGCGCCTGTATGACGGACCGGTGCCGGAATCGAAGCGGCGCGAGAATCTGCGGCGCTTGTTGAGATCTGCGCGGAAGCTCGATCCGACGGGGCGATATCTGGATGACGCGGGGTTATCGATTTTGAGTCTGCGTTGA
- a CDS encoding RidA family protein, with protein sequence MKNPVHTKSAPAAIGPYSQAIEIHGTVYCSGQIGLDPETGALVSGGIEIETRRVLQNLGAVLEAAGLDFSDVVKTTIFLADLADFETVNRIYGEHFDPPYPARSTVQVARLPRNARVEIDAIALRRSIL encoded by the coding sequence ATGAAAAATCCAGTTCACACCAAATCCGCGCCGGCTGCGATTGGACCGTACTCGCAGGCGATCGAAATTCACGGAACCGTTTACTGCTCGGGCCAGATTGGACTCGATCCCGAGACGGGCGCGCTCGTCTCGGGCGGAATCGAAATCGAGACTCGTCGCGTGCTGCAAAACCTGGGCGCGGTGCTCGAGGCCGCGGGCCTGGATTTTAGCGACGTCGTCAAGACCACAATTTTTCTCGCCGATCTCGCCGACTTCGAAACCGTGAATCGCATCTATGGCGAGCACTTCGATCCGCCGTATCCCGCGCGCTCGACCGTGCAGGTCGCGCGACTCCCACGCAACGCCCGCGTCGAGATCGACGCCATCGCGCTCCGCCGCTCGATCTTATAA
- a CDS encoding glycosyltransferase family 87 protein, with the protein MLKIDARRARQLAWLAMAAYIVGLGISATFRNQGDFNVYYRAGHRVLQGLAIYPPTDDDRFIYAPIFAIGFAPLAAMPRHLAQFFFFVINAFALVQFVLGAGVILFGRERQLPAPLIVLPVLLAFRFVGNNFEHGQINLPTLALITWAIVYAEEDRNARAGLMLATAILIKPFAILAALHLAILRRFGAIGWSIVAGIVLLILPVVVFGPHGLIDQTSAYLTAVASMTGRYRTMITNQSAVSAAARMMSRAGSIDAEASPLPMMAGMGFELIMVIAVLIWDWRSQRRGGSRLALCGMFCVMPSLAPVSWKSYYAAMLLPYMALVSALWIDRDENEEMNLTASILFALSVLLNLAPGSRLNRVAMFYFAHFVSSLLALAALFTLWWSKRSAIAESGDLQASASRA; encoded by the coding sequence ATGCTGAAGATCGATGCCAGGCGCGCGCGGCAACTCGCGTGGCTCGCGATGGCGGCGTACATCGTCGGGCTCGGCATCTCGGCGACATTCAGGAATCAGGGCGACTTCAATGTGTACTATCGCGCGGGGCATCGCGTACTGCAGGGCCTCGCGATCTACCCGCCGACCGACGACGATCGATTCATCTACGCGCCAATTTTCGCGATCGGATTCGCGCCGCTGGCGGCGATGCCGCGGCATCTGGCGCAGTTCTTTTTTTTCGTCATCAACGCGTTCGCGCTGGTCCAGTTCGTACTCGGCGCGGGCGTGATTTTGTTTGGCCGCGAGCGCCAACTACCGGCGCCGCTGATCGTGCTACCGGTGCTGCTCGCGTTTCGCTTTGTCGGCAATAATTTCGAGCACGGCCAAATCAATCTGCCGACGCTGGCGCTGATCACTTGGGCGATCGTTTATGCCGAAGAAGATCGGAATGCGCGAGCGGGCCTGATGCTGGCCACCGCAATCCTGATCAAACCGTTCGCGATTCTCGCCGCGTTGCATCTGGCGATATTGCGGCGCTTCGGCGCGATCGGATGGTCGATCGTCGCGGGAATTGTGCTGCTGATTCTGCCGGTCGTCGTGTTCGGTCCGCATGGATTGATCGATCAGACGAGCGCGTACCTAACCGCGGTCGCGTCGATGACCGGCCGGTACCGCACGATGATCACGAATCAATCGGCGGTGTCGGCGGCCGCGCGCATGATGAGCCGCGCGGGCAGCATCGATGCGGAAGCATCGCCGTTGCCGATGATGGCTGGGATGGGATTCGAACTGATCATGGTGATCGCGGTGTTGATTTGGGACTGGCGGAGCCAGCGTCGCGGCGGATCGCGGCTCGCGCTCTGCGGTATGTTTTGCGTGATGCCGTCGCTCGCGCCCGTATCTTGGAAAAGCTATTACGCGGCGATGCTGCTGCCGTACATGGCGCTCGTGTCGGCGTTATGGATCGATCGAGACGAGAACGAAGAGATGAACCTCACGGCGTCGATACTGTTCGCGCTGTCGGTGCTGCTGAATCTCGCGCCGGGCAGTCGCCTGAATCGGGTCGCGATGTTTTACTTCGCGCATTTCGTATCGTCGCTGCTGGCGCTCGCGGCTCTGTTCACGCTCTGGTGGAGTAAGCGCAGCGCGATTGCTGAAAGCGGCGACCTTCAAGCCTCGGCCAGCCGCGCGTGA
- a CDS encoding glycosyltransferase family 2 protein, translated as MESPATTISVVIPVFNEAATISAVIDRVLRCGFEAEVIVVDDASTDGTRDILAQVSDPRVKCFYHASNRGKGAALRLGFAAASNPYVFVQDADLEYDPRDYATMIAPMLDGRADMVYGSRFLGGPHRVMFFWHYVANRAVTLLSDMISDLNLTDMETGMKAFVREKLLRLKLSADRFTFEPEITAKAARARWRIYEVPISYSGRTYEEGKKIGLRDAFAAVAAILYYRFFD; from the coding sequence ATGGAGTCGCCAGCAACCACCATCTCCGTCGTGATTCCGGTTTTCAACGAAGCCGCGACGATATCCGCCGTCATCGATCGCGTGCTGCGATGCGGCTTCGAGGCTGAAGTGATCGTCGTGGACGACGCCTCGACCGATGGCACGCGCGACATCCTCGCACAGGTGAGCGATCCGCGCGTGAAGTGCTTCTATCACGCAAGCAATCGCGGCAAGGGCGCAGCGCTACGGCTGGGCTTCGCGGCGGCCAGCAATCCCTACGTGTTCGTGCAGGATGCCGACCTCGAATACGATCCAAGGGATTACGCCACGATGATCGCGCCGATGCTCGACGGCCGCGCGGACATGGTTTACGGCTCGCGCTTCCTCGGCGGGCCTCATCGCGTAATGTTTTTCTGGCACTACGTCGCCAACCGCGCCGTGACCCTGCTCTCCGACATGATCAGCGATCTCAATCTCACCGACATGGAAACCGGCATGAAGGCGTTCGTGCGCGAGAAGTTGCTGCGGCTCAAGCTCTCGGCCGATCGCTTCACATTCGAGCCTGAAATTACCGCCAAGGCGGCGCGCGCGCGCTGGCGCATCTACGAAGTGCCGATCTCGTACTCGGGCCGCACTTACGAAGAAGGCAAGAAAATCGGATTGCGCGACGCGTTCGCCGCGGTCGCTGCGATTCTCTACTACCGGTTTTTCGACTGA
- a CDS encoding Trm112 family protein, which produces MALSQELLDVLACPKCKGDLHLTDKQDGLICNACKLEYAVRDDIPIMLIEEAKPIA; this is translated from the coding sequence ATGGCGCTCAGTCAGGAATTGCTCGACGTCCTGGCGTGCCCCAAGTGCAAGGGCGACTTGCATCTGACGGACAAGCAGGACGGGCTGATCTGCAACGCGTGCAAACTCGAGTATGCGGTGCGCGACGATATCCCGATCATGCTGATCGAGGAAGCCAAGCCGATCGCGTGA
- a CDS encoding bifunctional (p)ppGpp synthetase/guanosine-3',5'-bis(diphosphate) 3'-pyrophosphohydrolase: MEELAQTTSPAQPGNQLDDLLARVQSYNPQADLELIRRAYDYSARMHVDQKRESGEPYVIHPLNVALIITRLKLDVPSIVTGLLHDVVEDTHASLAEVQSQFGAEVSQLVDGVTKVSKITFQSREEKQAENFRKMIIAMAHDIRVVLIKLADRLHNMRTLDHLAPERQQEIARETMEIYAPIAHRLGIYWLKSELEDLSFRYLNSSAYGTLKAFVAKRRDERAEYIANVIEILSRRLLESGVKAEVTGRPKHFFSIHSKMQELGLSFEEIYDLVAFRIIVDTVRECYEALGVVHANWKPVPGRFKDYIALPKGNMYQSLHTTVIGPRGQRMEVQIRTREMHKVAEEGIAAHWTYKEGSSKEIRETERFAWLRRLIEWQQNLKDPQEFLSTIKDDLFPEEVFVFTPKGDVFDFPQDATVIDFAYRIHSQVGNHLAGARVNGRMVPLRYRLRSGDTVEVITSEKQVPGKDWTNFVVTARAKSRIRQWLRQQQAERSRELGISLLDRELEPLKLSVAQLRSSKRLDAVLKDFSHRDADSLLAAVGYGIVTSTQLLNRILTPDELKLYRPEKSPIPLGPAQRERAAKEARKSASGAVVVSGVGDMLVRFARCCNPLPGEAITGFITRGRGVTVHVAGCPHALNTDPQRRVPVVWKDGEEAPRAIRLEVLCADQPGLLAAMTKAIASAGVNISTAEVKTKGADGRALSVFEVSVTSARQLNNLMNSIGAIDGVMRVSRLGQRISSNSRL; the protein is encoded by the coding sequence GTGGAAGAACTAGCCCAAACCACCAGCCCCGCGCAGCCGGGAAACCAGCTAGATGACCTGCTGGCGCGGGTCCAATCCTACAATCCCCAAGCCGACCTCGAACTCATTCGCCGCGCCTACGACTATTCCGCGCGGATGCACGTCGATCAGAAGCGCGAATCCGGCGAGCCTTACGTCATCCATCCGCTGAACGTCGCGCTGATCATCACCCGGCTCAAACTCGACGTTCCCTCGATCGTCACCGGCCTGCTGCACGACGTCGTCGAGGATACGCACGCTTCGCTCGCCGAAGTGCAGTCGCAGTTCGGCGCCGAGGTTTCGCAACTCGTCGATGGCGTCACCAAGGTTTCGAAGATCACGTTTCAGAGCCGCGAGGAGAAGCAGGCCGAAAATTTCCGCAAGATGATCATCGCGATGGCGCACGATATCCGCGTCGTCCTGATCAAGCTCGCCGATCGATTGCACAACATGCGCACGCTCGATCATCTCGCTCCCGAGCGCCAGCAGGAAATCGCGCGCGAGACGATGGAAATCTACGCGCCGATCGCTCATCGCCTCGGCATCTACTGGCTCAAATCCGAGCTCGAGGATTTGTCGTTCCGCTACCTCAACTCGTCGGCCTACGGCACGCTCAAAGCGTTTGTCGCCAAGCGCCGCGACGAACGCGCCGAATATATCGCCAACGTGATCGAGATTCTCTCGCGCCGCCTGCTCGAAAGCGGCGTCAAGGCCGAAGTCACCGGCCGCCCCAAGCATTTCTTTTCGATTCATTCGAAGATGCAGGAGCTGGGGCTGAGCTTCGAAGAAATCTACGACCTCGTCGCGTTTCGCATAATCGTCGATACCGTGCGCGAATGTTACGAGGCGCTCGGCGTCGTGCACGCCAACTGGAAACCGGTGCCCGGCCGCTTCAAGGATTACATCGCGCTGCCCAAGGGCAACATGTACCAGTCGCTGCACACCACCGTGATTGGTCCGCGCGGCCAGCGGATGGAAGTGCAGATTCGCACGCGCGAGATGCACAAAGTTGCGGAGGAGGGTATCGCCGCCCACTGGACCTACAAGGAAGGCAGCTCGAAAGAAATCCGCGAGACCGAGCGCTTCGCATGGCTGCGTCGCCTGATCGAGTGGCAGCAGAATCTCAAGGACCCGCAGGAATTTCTCTCGACCATCAAGGACGATTTATTTCCCGAGGAGGTTTTCGTCTTCACGCCCAAGGGCGACGTTTTCGATTTTCCGCAGGATGCGACCGTGATCGATTTCGCGTATCGCATCCATTCGCAGGTCGGCAATCATCTCGCCGGCGCGCGCGTCAACGGCCGGATGGTCCCGCTGCGCTACAGACTGCGTTCCGGCGACACGGTTGAAGTAATCACCAGCGAAAAGCAGGTGCCCGGCAAGGATTGGACGAACTTCGTCGTCACTGCCCGCGCCAAATCCCGCATCCGGCAATGGCTCCGGCAGCAACAGGCCGAGCGCTCGCGCGAACTCGGAATCTCGCTGCTCGATCGCGAACTCGAGCCGCTCAAGTTGAGCGTCGCGCAACTTCGTTCGAGCAAGCGCCTCGACGCGGTGCTCAAGGATTTTTCACATCGCGACGCCGATAGCCTGCTCGCCGCGGTCGGCTACGGAATCGTCACTTCGACGCAGCTTCTGAATCGCATCCTCACGCCCGACGAACTGAAGCTCTACCGCCCTGAAAAATCGCCGATACCGCTTGGGCCCGCGCAGCGCGAACGCGCCGCCAAGGAGGCGCGCAAATCCGCCAGCGGCGCGGTCGTCGTCTCGGGAGTCGGCGATATGCTGGTGCGATTCGCGCGATGCTGCAATCCGCTGCCGGGCGAGGCGATCACCGGGTTCATTACTCGCGGCCGCGGCGTCACGGTCCATGTCGCGGGATGCCCCCACGCGCTCAACACCGATCCGCAGCGCCGCGTGCCGGTAGTGTGGAAGGACGGCGAGGAAGCGCCGCGCGCGATTCGGCTCGAGGTGCTATGCGCCGATCAGCCCGGCTTGCTCGCCGCGATGACCAAGGCGATCGCATCGGCCGGCGTCAATATCTCGACCGCCGAGGTGAAAACCAAGGGCGCCGACGGCCGCGCGCTTTCGGTGTTCGAAGTGAGCGTCACCAGCGCGCGCCAACTGAACAACCTGATGAACTCGATCGGCGCGATCGACGGCGTGATGCGCGTGTCGCGCCTCGGCCAACGCATCAGTAGCAACTCCCGCTTGTGA
- the lpxK gene encoding tetraacyldisaccharide 4'-kinase yields MRGSEPTAGRPRIERLWQSHLSLADVARWIPLAGASGIFRLGVSARRLYWQMMKRAAGVKTISVGNLTVGGNGKTPFTIFLASRLQSRGLKVGIVSRGYSRRRGGAAATLIADRGELLVTAEEAGDEPAMMAKSFSGPIAVARRRLDGIELLMRRGPLDAVILDDAFQHLRLERDVDLVLINSARGLGNGWMLPAGPMREPLGAIDRADAIVLIDAGGGESALSKSQMERIRALTVLHATIRARALVAIEHGAWREIPIALVGARVLAVSGLADPSGFYAMLRALEADLIGVLEYPDHHAYSASDWRAIVNALGEGDIVVTTEKDLVKLERFPFTRNSLYALRLEIEMAPAEAAALDELIVGRELQTSAAQS; encoded by the coding sequence ATGCGCGGGAGTGAGCCAACGGCGGGACGTCCGCGAATCGAACGGCTCTGGCAATCGCATCTTTCGCTCGCGGATGTCGCGCGATGGATTCCGCTGGCGGGCGCGTCGGGAATTTTTCGGCTCGGCGTGAGTGCACGGCGGCTCTACTGGCAGATGATGAAGCGCGCGGCGGGCGTGAAGACGATCAGCGTCGGCAATCTGACCGTGGGCGGCAATGGCAAGACGCCGTTCACGATTTTCCTCGCGTCGCGGCTGCAGAGTCGCGGGCTCAAAGTTGGAATCGTGAGCCGGGGTTACAGCCGGCGGCGCGGCGGCGCGGCGGCGACGCTGATCGCGGACCGTGGCGAGCTGCTGGTCACGGCGGAAGAGGCTGGCGACGAACCGGCGATGATGGCGAAATCGTTCAGTGGACCGATCGCGGTAGCGCGGCGGCGACTCGACGGGATCGAGTTGCTGATGCGTCGCGGTCCACTCGACGCGGTGATACTCGACGATGCGTTTCAGCATCTCCGGCTCGAGCGCGACGTGGATTTGGTGCTGATCAACAGCGCGCGCGGGCTGGGAAATGGCTGGATGCTGCCGGCGGGGCCGATGCGCGAGCCGCTTGGAGCGATCGATCGCGCCGACGCGATCGTGCTGATCGATGCGGGCGGCGGAGAATCGGCGCTCAGCAAATCGCAGATGGAGAGGATTCGCGCGCTGACCGTGCTGCATGCCACGATACGGGCGCGCGCGCTGGTGGCGATCGAGCACGGCGCGTGGCGCGAGATTCCGATCGCGCTGGTCGGGGCGCGGGTGCTGGCGGTGAGCGGACTCGCCGACCCGAGCGGATTCTACGCGATGCTGCGAGCGCTCGAAGCGGATTTGATCGGCGTGCTCGAGTATCCGGACCATCACGCGTACAGCGCGAGCGATTGGCGGGCGATCGTGAACGCGCTCGGCGAAGGCGATATCGTCGTGACGACCGAAAAGGATTTGGTCAAGCTCGAGCGGTTTCCGTTTACGCGCAATTCGCTATACGCTTTGAGGCTTGAAATTGAGATGGCGCCGGCTGAGGCTGCCGCGCTCGACGAATTGATCGTGGGGCGCGAGCTTCAAACGTCTGCGGCGCAGTCATAG
- a CDS encoding YicC/YloC family endoribonuclease, which yields MKSMTGFGRASVEHDGTRVIAEVRALNQRFFELKLAVPRGWGEHEAEIRKLVQAVVARGRVEVFIKSVALKPPPVRLEVNDKLATLYINELRRMGKRLHLDGDPALDTILNRPEIFHVVEEEADSASAATLGFKALKGALKELDLERIREGKSLQRDFAARVAHIEAALPKIERLAEQSRAEIMENFQKRIRELLNELPVNEKRLYEEASSASQHGDISEEITRLRTHLDGLKALLKRSGQVGKSIEFLLQEINREVNTMGSKSQNAALSQVTVEVKAEAEKMREQVQNVE from the coding sequence ATGAAAAGCATGACCGGCTTCGGCCGCGCATCGGTCGAGCACGACGGCACCCGCGTGATTGCCGAAGTGCGCGCGCTCAATCAGCGCTTCTTCGAACTCAAGCTCGCGGTACCGCGCGGATGGGGCGAGCACGAAGCCGAGATTCGAAAACTGGTGCAGGCCGTCGTCGCGCGCGGACGCGTCGAGGTGTTCATCAAGTCGGTCGCGCTGAAACCGCCGCCGGTCCGACTCGAAGTGAACGACAAACTCGCGACGCTGTACATCAACGAACTCCGCCGGATGGGCAAACGCCTCCACCTCGATGGCGATCCCGCGCTCGACACGATCCTCAATCGCCCCGAAATTTTTCACGTCGTCGAAGAGGAAGCCGATTCTGCTTCAGCCGCGACGCTCGGTTTCAAGGCGTTGAAGGGTGCTCTGAAGGAACTCGACTTGGAGCGAATCCGCGAGGGCAAGAGCCTTCAGCGCGATTTTGCCGCGCGCGTGGCGCATATCGAGGCGGCGTTGCCGAAGATTGAACGCCTTGCGGAGCAGAGCCGCGCCGAGATCATGGAGAACTTTCAGAAACGAATCCGCGAGTTGCTCAATGAACTGCCGGTCAATGAGAAGAGACTCTATGAGGAAGCGTCGTCCGCCTCGCAGCACGGCGACATCAGCGAGGAGATCACGCGACTGCGCACTCATCTCGACGGCTTGAAGGCGCTGCTGAAGCGCTCGGGTCAGGTCGGCAAATCGATCGAGTTTTTGCTGCAGGAGATTAATCGCGAGGTGAACACGATGGGGTCGAAATCGCAGAACGCGGCCTTATCTCAAGTAACGGTTGAAGTTAAGGCCGAGGCCGAAAAAATGCGCGAACAGGTGCAGAACGTCGAGTGA
- the gmk gene encoding guanylate kinase gives MSEPVDLSPPRRGIIFILSAPSGAGKTTISRAALKAIAGLAASVSLTTRKPRDGETEGIDYRFVSEDEFKRSLSLGDLAEWARVFESSYGTPRAPIEDAVAAGRDILLDIDIQGARQIRDKYRADAVAIFVLPPSFIELEGRLRRRATEDESKIQHRLERAREEAKAFPEYDYLIINDDVSDSIARLEAIVNAERLKVSRLRNHFAPWKN, from the coding sequence GTGTCTGAACCAGTGGACCTGTCGCCACCCAGACGCGGCATTATTTTTATACTCTCGGCGCCCTCGGGCGCCGGCAAGACGACAATCTCGCGTGCAGCCCTCAAAGCTATCGCGGGTCTCGCGGCATCGGTTTCGCTCACCACGCGCAAACCGCGCGACGGCGAAACAGAAGGAATCGATTATCGCTTCGTGAGCGAGGACGAATTCAAACGCAGCCTGAGCCTCGGCGATCTCGCCGAATGGGCGCGTGTGTTCGAATCGTCTTACGGCACTCCGCGCGCGCCGATCGAAGATGCCGTCGCCGCCGGCCGCGACATCCTGCTCGATATCGACATCCAGGGCGCGCGCCAGATTCGCGACAAGTATCGCGCCGACGCCGTTGCCATCTTCGTCTTACCGCCGAGCTTCATCGAACTCGAAGGACGACTTCGCCGCCGCGCGACCGAGGACGAATCGAAAATTCAGCATCGACTCGAGCGCGCCCGCGAAGAAGCGAAGGCCTTCCCTGAGTACGACTATCTGATCATCAACGACGACGTGAGCGATTCGATCGCGCGCCTCGAAGCGATCGTCAATGCCGAACGCCTCAAAGTCAGTCGCCTGCGCAATCATTTCGCGCCGTGGAAGAACTAG
- a CDS encoding 3-deoxy-D-manno-octulosonic acid transferase: MLREIYNMLWYAALPVALVAAHPSRLGDLRERLGHGDFPESAGAPRIWIHAASVGEVEAIRGIANSLLELYPGAVIVVTTMTTAGRDAARQRIPDAAAWMMAPLDARRAVRSFLLGVHPTLVLIAEGELWPNYFFESVRFGAKIAIVNGRMSERSLRRYRPVRKLFKTALDCCSTILAQSREDARRYMSFDTHTRVVVIGNTKIDDAAEAANAPLRAELEAFAKEREILVAGSTAPGEEAVVVGAYRELRKRFPGLALAIAPRHLDRIGDAEKVLRASSLDYVRATELSPERAAGAADILLIDTMGELRGFYRRAAIAFVGGSLAPGRGGQSPIEPASAGVPVLVGPYHDNQKELLTSMVRGGGARIVANARDLAAACAKWLEDEDARHRAGRNAAEATRHRSGGARLALRQIRSLIDAD; the protein is encoded by the coding sequence GTGCTGAGAGAAATCTACAACATGCTCTGGTATGCGGCGTTGCCGGTGGCGCTGGTGGCGGCTCATCCGAGCCGGCTGGGGGACCTGCGCGAGCGGCTGGGGCACGGCGATTTTCCGGAAAGTGCGGGCGCGCCGAGAATCTGGATTCATGCGGCGTCGGTGGGCGAGGTCGAGGCGATTCGCGGTATCGCCAACTCGTTGCTGGAACTTTATCCGGGCGCGGTGATCGTGGTGACGACGATGACGACGGCGGGACGCGATGCGGCGCGGCAAAGGATTCCGGACGCGGCGGCGTGGATGATGGCGCCGCTCGATGCGCGGCGCGCGGTGCGATCGTTCTTACTCGGAGTGCATCCGACGCTGGTGCTGATCGCGGAAGGGGAACTGTGGCCGAACTATTTTTTCGAGTCGGTGCGGTTCGGCGCGAAAATCGCGATCGTCAACGGGCGGATGTCGGAGCGATCGCTCAGGCGCTATCGGCCGGTGCGGAAACTGTTCAAGACGGCGCTCGATTGCTGCAGCACGATCCTGGCGCAGTCGCGGGAGGACGCGCGGCGCTACATGTCGTTCGATACGCACACGCGGGTCGTGGTGATCGGCAATACGAAGATCGATGACGCCGCGGAGGCGGCGAACGCGCCGCTGCGCGCGGAGTTGGAGGCGTTCGCAAAAGAGCGGGAAATCCTGGTCGCGGGATCGACGGCGCCGGGCGAAGAGGCGGTGGTGGTCGGAGCGTATCGCGAATTGCGCAAACGATTTCCGGGTCTGGCGCTGGCGATCGCGCCGCGTCATCTCGATCGGATCGGCGACGCCGAAAAAGTGCTGCGCGCGAGCTCGCTCGACTACGTGCGGGCGACGGAGTTGAGTCCGGAGCGCGCGGCGGGCGCCGCGGACATCCTGCTGATCGACACGATGGGAGAATTGCGCGGCTTCTATCGGCGCGCGGCGATCGCGTTCGTGGGCGGCAGCCTCGCGCCGGGTCGCGGCGGACAGAGTCCGATCGAACCGGCCAGTGCGGGCGTGCCGGTGCTGGTGGGGCCATATCACGACAATCAGAAGGAATTGCTCACGTCGATGGTGCGCGGCGGCGGCGCGCGAATCGTCGCGAATGCGCGCGACCTCGCGGCAGCATGCGCGAAGTGGCTCGAGGACGAAGACGCGCGGCATCGCGCGGGGCGCAACGCGGCTGAAGCAACGCGGCATCGGAGCGGCGGCGCGCGCCTCGCGCTCAGGCAGATCCGATCGCTGATCGATGCCGACTGA
- a CDS encoding glycosyltransferase family 4 protein, with amino-acid sequence MALEANDDASRRLSIVGVDPEPGFSGGETQVLALTLALNAAGHRAELICDPAGRLFERALAAGIRCHPLRIRNAIDLAAAMRLRTILRREHFDVVHFHTSRAHSMAPFVRDCASATVVTRRMDYRPNRLFAPFLFNRSVDRVIAISAGVADSLEAAGVDRNRIATIHSGVDCDRFCPPSIMQRDQARSSLGLGRDEIAVVAIGSLEARKGHRYLLEAAASLARTASKHAPAIRYFIAGDGSIRREIENQIAQLGCPKGITMLGRIDDPLTLLWASDIFMMPSLKEGLGVAALEAMSCGLPTIASAVGGLAELVEHDRTGVQVEPAHSDQLASAIARLAASPELRTRMGAAARIRVEQNYSMAAMAARTLALYRACLNQPRGEKKV; translated from the coding sequence ATGGCTCTGGAAGCCAACGACGACGCCTCGCGAAGGCTTAGTATCGTTGGCGTCGATCCTGAACCCGGATTTTCAGGCGGCGAGACGCAGGTGCTCGCATTGACGCTTGCGCTCAATGCCGCCGGTCATCGCGCTGAACTGATCTGCGATCCCGCCGGACGACTCTTCGAACGCGCTTTGGCGGCGGGTATCAGATGCCATCCGCTGCGCATCCGCAACGCGATCGATCTTGCCGCGGCGATGCGCCTCCGCACGATCCTTCGGCGCGAGCACTTCGACGTTGTTCACTTTCACACTTCGCGCGCGCATTCGATGGCGCCGTTCGTGCGCGATTGCGCTTCCGCCACCGTCGTCACTCGCCGCATGGATTACCGACCCAATCGTCTCTTCGCCCCGTTCCTTTTCAATCGCAGCGTCGATCGCGTGATTGCGATTTCTGCTGGTGTCGCCGATTCGCTCGAGGCCGCGGGCGTCGATCGCAACCGCATCGCAACTATTCATAGCGGCGTGGATTGCGACCGTTTTTGCCCGCCAAGCATCATGCAGCGCGACCAGGCGCGCTCATCGCTCGGCCTCGGGCGCGACGAAATCGCCGTGGTCGCGATCGGCTCGCTCGAGGCGCGCAAAGGCCATCGCTATCTGCTCGAAGCCGCCGCATCGCTCGCGCGCACCGCGTCGAAGCACGCGCCAGCCATTCGTTATTTCATCGCTGGCGATGGCTCGATTCGCCGCGAAATCGAGAATCAGATCGCTCAACTCGGATGCCCGAAAGGCATCACGATGCTCGGACGAATCGATGACCCGCTTACGCTTTTGTGGGCGTCCGACATTTTCATGATGCCTTCATTGAAAGAAGGACTCGGCGTCGCGGCACTCGAAGCGATGAGCTGTGGACTGCCCACAATCGCAAGCGCCGTCGGCGGTCTCGCCGAGTTGGTCGAGCATGATCGCACTGGCGTCCAGGTCGAGCCCGCGCACTCTGATCAACTTGCGTCGGCGATCGCGCGGCTTGCGGCTTCACCCGAGCTTCGCACTCGCATGGGCGCCGCCGCCAGAATCCGTGTGGAACAAAACTACTCGATGGCCGCGATGGCCGCGCGAACGCTCGCGCTCTATCGCGCTTGCCTGAATCAGCCGCGAGGTGAAAAAAAGGTTTGA